The Candidatus Paceibacterota bacterium region GAAATACTTCAGCTATATTTATCTTTCCGCTTTTCTTCTCTCTCTTCACTATGCCTTTGTCCTCTATATCAATTCAAGCTTCCTCGAGCAATTCATTTCAACAGAGACAATAGCGTTTCTCTTCGCGGGAAGCGCTCTTATAAACATCACAATTCTCCTCAATATAACTTCCCTGCTTCGCCGATTTGGAAACTGGCGGCTTATGATTTCTTTCCTCGTCCTCGAGATGATAGGAATGCTCGGGATGGCTCTTTCTACAAATGCAGCAAGCGTAAGCATATGTTTTCTCATTTTTGGAAGTATGGCGTCCCTCCTCCTTTTTAATTTAGATATCTTTCTTGAGACAGAAATAAAAACAGAGACGCACACTGGCGGAATAAGGGGGATTTTTCTCACTATGTGTAATCTTGCTTTTGTCCTTTCTCCATTCGTCGTGGGACACCTCGTCGGAGAAAACAATTATATGAGCATCTATACCCTCTCTTTTATTTTCCTTTTGCTCTTACTCCCCATTATCATCAAAAAATTCAAAACGTTCCAAGATCCCGAGTACTCGACCATGCGCGTAAAAAACGCCCTTTCTCATTTCAGGGAAAATGGAAATCTATTCCACATTTACGTAACCAATTTCCTTTTGCAGTTTTTCTACGCGGTTATGATTATTTATACGCCGATTTACCTTCATCAATACATCGGCTTCTCGTGGGGCACAATCGGAGAGATGTTTTCCATTATGCTTATTCCATTCATTCTTTTCCAAGTTCCCGGGGGAGAAATTTCAGACCACTTCGGCGAAAAGAGCATTCTCATCGTGGGGCTCATTCTTATGGCGATTTCAACCCTGTTCCTCTCACTTCTCGGACAGAACGTCATCGCGTGGACCATCCTCCTCTTTCTCACCCGATGCGGAGCATCGCTCGTAGAAATAATGACGGAATCGTATTTTTTCAAGCACGTCAAAGGGAAAAACTCCAACATCATCGGTTTTTTCAGAACCGCCACGCCACTCTCCTTTGTCATTACGCCGATTGTGGCGACTCTTTTTCTTGCCCTTTTTCCGATGCATTATCTCTATCTCTTGGTCGGAGTGATGCTTCTTCTCGGAATACAATTTGCTTACAACATTAAAGATACTGTCTAAAAACTAGAT contains the following coding sequences:
- a CDS encoding MFS transporter, with amino-acid sequence MRHIVAHLKKEKYFSYIYLSAFLLSLHYAFVLYINSSFLEQFISTETIAFLFAGSALINITILLNITSLLRRFGNWRLMISFLVLEMIGMLGMALSTNAASVSICFLIFGSMASLLLFNLDIFLETEIKTETHTGGIRGIFLTMCNLAFVLSPFVVGHLVGENNYMSIYTLSFIFLLLLLPIIIKKFKTFQDPEYSTMRVKNALSHFRENGNLFHIYVTNFLLQFFYAVMIIYTPIYLHQYIGFSWGTIGEMFSIMLIPFILFQVPGGEISDHFGEKSILIVGLILMAISTLFLSLLGQNVIAWTILLFLTRCGASLVEIMTESYFFKHVKGKNSNIIGFFRTATPLSFVITPIVATLFLALFPMHYLYLLVGVMLLLGIQFAYNIKDTV